Proteins encoded together in one Chitinophaga sp. LS1 window:
- a CDS encoding non-ribosomal peptide synthetase: MRTYTPSASQQMIWLDQRIAGASSKYNIGGYTILDGDISYPLLDDTIRSILHAQEAYRTLFFERDGVLHCDVLDDLKDWHIAILDFTGNEIGAITWMEQEFSRPFDMEGKLLFSFKLLKVADDKHFWYACMHHLISDGWSFRLLLNQAAQLYAGQEVLLQVYNYSDYASDDNQYYQSDAAANDRKFWLEQFTELPGDLFYCNEQDAMTAATATLAIDKKKRIVLQQIADEHKVSLFQLIISLVLVYFSRVSSQEKIAFGVPVLNRTSRSYRNTSGMFMNLLCLPFEINEGDTIVDIMKGIKKKMSHFLRHQRYQYGNLVGDLNLKQQQKQLYHLRFSYEDFDFAQSFGNLQATTIAFSNLSEIDPLAIYVRDYNGDGFDVRLIYNTAFVDKEVISQFCRSLDHLFSTLPAIQFNTVNEIGLLDTTDNARILACGKGPDLQYEHTDFVAMWQQAVAAYGERMAVSCEGRTYTYNAFNELATRIASSLQANNLYREGGCVAIMLPRGEEMIAAMLAAMMSKLTYVPVDTAYPENRIRFMLQDAGCQLLLRRDETGGLLLDELNSKEEIQGDYPCYIIYTSGSTGQPKGVKISRESVADYVNTFREYYGLKPDDVVLQQASNSFDTSVEEIFPILSAGGRLHILTDHRDLVALRTALFEAAVTLLSTTPVVIRWLNGQDVPASLHTIIAGGDVLRVEDVKNFPAGIALYNTYGPTESTVCATYHRINREERVMPIGKVIPNRQVYILDRYLHLQPFRMEGEIWLGGKGLAMGYTGAPSLTEERFIVVNGEKLYRTGDAGMMLEDGTVLFRGRMDEQLSFRGYRIEAGEVEAAILLQESVAEVLVAVKEVQQVPVLTAYIRYKRDDIYTPKDWRRLLQEKLPAYMIPGAWIVVQAFPQLPNGKLDRNSLPALTTDLLQADTGLKQLPGSYLEKKISEIWKEFLPLKNIGIDESFFDLGGNSLNIMQLESRYESAFGVKVSVGELFRNTTITAHALLIESSTTGNFDRIPVAKTAAHYPLSAGQRRIWLLSQVEAASRSYHLGGNVLLQGVYDPVIFEKAIQQVIDRHDILKTIFREDESGLPCQVVLDKNACSFRLIYNDLGTASKQEADLYVRELRSKAFDLATWPLIRAGLIKLGEDRYLCWFNMHHIISDGWSMELMQREIFHYYETLKQGGSGFAPLLIQYKDYVVWKEQQLLSKELAQARNYWLQQLGGPLPALSLRNTAPRPVLKTYNGNLLATTLPIKNTARFQALCQQDGNTLYMGLMSVLLTLLYRYSGQTDIIIGTPIAGRDHADLSDQIGFYVNTLALRTRFEPGDSFTSLLKKVREVALAGYEHQSYPFDLLMEELTLKRDVSRSALFDVMLVLQNQRNGENALRHDHILKEGVVSDMGLTAAKVDLTIDFFESGLGLEMWVEYNTDLFSKLVVSGLMHHFSNILHIVTTQPNISLSEIPYLTLEEKTKLLAFSGKDIHTPLPPADTLVSLFINQVKVRPSAVALVFREQEFTFAELDEWSSKLAAYLVSYQGVTSGDLVGISLHRSEWLIFSLLAVLKAGAAYVPVDPAHPAERKEFIVTDSQVKVLIDEAFIQHFREIKEVLPAHYIPVTITPDQLAYVIYTSGSTGKPKGCMLEHRSVVNRLYWGVRHFNLSPADVILQKTTYAFDVSVSELFTPLCFGCRMILCEDATVYSTEKMAAMIAAHGVTFIHFVPTMLQNFLGMEMQTAEQLERLRSLKRVITSGEELPLKVLQDWYAKVNIPVSNLYGPTETTVECTYYDTLPGETELPIGKAVFNTSLYILDEHRELLPPGAAGELYIGGVQVARGYLERPELTASRFLPDPFSGIPGARMYRSGDLARWLPDGNLIFLGRIDTQVKVRGYRIELGEIEEVILQQEDITGATVVLHTTAAGDKLLVAYVICREGLDLNYLRQLLTAGLPAYMVPSWIFRVDSFPVTANGKIDRAAFILPDDIAPGQHEYTGPSTEIEEQLCSIWQEVLRYDKPVSIHSSFFDLGGHSLKLMQLINKYQRQFGIRLQISQLFRHTTVATHALLVTGMHTDSYQEIMPAPVQPDYPVSDGQRRIWLLSQLDEASRSYHLPGAFYLEEGYDAVSLEKAVQQVMIRHEALRTVFRENGIGELRQVILPAESIPFRLEITTTPTKEVAYAHIHACWNQLFDLSTGPLLRAGLVYPASGGCICWFNMHHIISDGWSMDIFRDEIFTYYDAFRKGMTPALPALRIQYKDYAVWQMQYNGRELAAARNYWLQLFNDEVPVIELPVMRIRPQLRTYNGHSFSIQLSRQLVDSFSALCQQYDSTLFMGLLTTLNALLNRYTGQQDIITGTAVAGRQHPDLEPQIGFYVNTLALRNRILENDSFTSLLKRIRENTLEAFAYQSYPFDRLVEELSLRRDNSRHALFDIMMVLQHRREQPGWQGATVAGNGVVDNGACTAKFDHTFQFTEREDGIDLTLEFNTDIYSHDMARRLLLHYRLLMEAIIVDPAQVIDRISYLDEAERAQLLGAFNDTHTEYAAHHSICDAFRDQVLLTPDHTAVIDGERRITYRELFERGNQLANYLLSQGITPEDRVGICMGRSLEMIVSIIGVLRAGAAYVPVDLKYPAERIRFMLEDTDVKLLLGTSDVAELAAGYPTCYIDSLSHLPLSEPAVTVPADALAYIIYTSGSTGRPKGVMVEHKGIVSLSKADGRRYAIQPSSRFSVMASASFDGIVWEIYTGLLNGATLVIIGDDIRFEEEKLADYFQSACITHCFITTGMAPVFTQNDTYKNSSLQYLLAGGDQLKLNRNNSLPYQLMNMYGPTENTVFSTYYAVQRDEKTELPPIGKPVANSRCYILDRHMQPCPVGIAGELFVTGPGLARGYLNLPDLTAEKFIADPFHPGERIYRTGDLARWLEDGNIEFMGRIDQQVKIRGYRVEPGEIAHVLLQITGIQDAIVVPAQMENGPQYLVAYIVSVNPYTTTEIKNLLSARLPEYMVPAHFILLEQMPLTHNGKVDRGMLPAPLALLPETAGNYVPPRTGTEERLVSIFQQVLPLDRIGIKDNFFDLGGNSMLLMKIRTAIRKEFEVPLQAKDLMRLLTIEELAVAIDGLVWLQQDIASSTADQIEEVII; the protein is encoded by the coding sequence ATGCGCACATATACCCCAAGTGCTTCCCAGCAAATGATCTGGCTGGATCAGCGGATTGCTGGAGCGTCAAGTAAATATAACATTGGTGGATATACTATCCTGGATGGTGATATTTCCTATCCACTCCTGGATGATACCATCCGCAGTATCCTGCATGCCCAGGAAGCCTACCGTACATTGTTCTTCGAAAGAGATGGTGTATTGCATTGCGATGTGCTGGATGACCTGAAGGACTGGCATATAGCAATACTGGATTTTACAGGAAATGAAATTGGTGCAATCACCTGGATGGAGCAGGAATTTTCCAGGCCATTTGATATGGAAGGAAAATTGCTGTTTAGCTTTAAACTATTAAAAGTCGCCGATGATAAACATTTCTGGTATGCCTGCATGCATCATCTGATCAGTGACGGATGGTCATTCCGGTTGCTGCTGAACCAGGCTGCGCAACTGTACGCAGGGCAGGAGGTATTATTACAGGTATATAATTATAGTGATTATGCCAGTGATGATAACCAGTATTATCAATCAGATGCAGCTGCGAATGACAGGAAGTTCTGGCTGGAACAATTTACTGAATTGCCCGGCGATCTTTTTTACTGCAATGAACAGGATGCCATGACGGCAGCCACTGCTACACTGGCGATAGATAAAAAGAAAAGAATCGTACTGCAGCAGATTGCGGATGAGCATAAAGTCTCTTTATTTCAACTGATCATTTCCCTGGTACTGGTATATTTTTCAAGGGTTTCATCCCAGGAAAAAATTGCTTTCGGCGTACCCGTGCTGAATCGCACCAGCCGGAGCTACCGGAATACCTCCGGCATGTTCATGAACCTGTTATGTCTTCCATTTGAAATAAATGAAGGCGATACTATTGTTGATATTATGAAGGGGATAAAAAAGAAAATGTCTCATTTTCTTCGTCACCAGCGGTATCAGTATGGCAACCTGGTAGGGGATCTGAACCTGAAACAGCAACAGAAACAATTATATCACCTGCGATTTTCGTACGAGGATTTTGATTTTGCGCAGTCATTCGGGAACTTGCAGGCCACTACTATTGCATTTTCTAATTTGTCTGAGATTGATCCGCTGGCGATCTATGTAAGAGATTATAATGGTGATGGGTTTGATGTGCGATTGATCTATAATACTGCTTTCGTGGACAAGGAAGTGATTAGCCAGTTTTGCCGCAGCCTGGATCACCTGTTCAGCACCTTGCCTGCTATTCAGTTTAATACGGTGAATGAAATAGGCCTCCTTGATACAACTGATAACGCGCGGATATTAGCATGCGGGAAGGGACCCGATCTGCAATATGAGCATACGGATTTCGTGGCGATGTGGCAACAGGCAGTCGCTGCTTATGGTGAACGGATGGCGGTTTCCTGCGAGGGACGAACATATACTTACAATGCATTCAACGAGCTGGCTACCCGGATAGCCAGCAGCTTACAGGCCAATAACCTGTACCGCGAAGGTGGTTGTGTAGCTATAATGCTACCACGTGGGGAAGAAATGATAGCAGCTATGCTGGCCGCTATGATGAGCAAACTTACTTATGTGCCGGTAGATACTGCCTACCCTGAAAACAGGATCCGGTTTATGCTGCAGGATGCCGGTTGTCAGCTATTGCTGCGCCGGGATGAAACAGGAGGGCTGCTGCTGGATGAATTGAATAGCAAAGAAGAAATTCAGGGCGACTATCCCTGCTATATCATCTATACATCCGGGTCTACAGGACAGCCCAAAGGAGTGAAGATTTCGAGAGAATCAGTGGCTGATTATGTAAATACTTTCAGGGAATATTATGGATTGAAGCCGGATGATGTCGTCTTACAACAGGCATCTAATAGTTTTGATACCTCAGTAGAAGAAATATTTCCCATCTTGTCTGCAGGCGGCCGTTTGCACATACTTACTGATCATCGGGACCTGGTTGCATTAAGGACAGCGCTTTTTGAAGCAGCTGTTACATTGCTGAGTACTACCCCTGTTGTGATCAGGTGGCTGAATGGCCAGGATGTACCTGCTTCCCTGCACACGATCATTGCAGGTGGAGATGTACTGAGGGTAGAAGATGTGAAAAATTTCCCTGCAGGCATCGCCTTGTACAATACCTATGGCCCTACGGAAAGCACCGTATGTGCTACATATCATCGTATCAACCGCGAGGAAAGAGTAATGCCTATAGGGAAGGTGATTCCTAACAGGCAGGTGTATATACTGGACAGGTATCTGCATTTACAGCCATTTAGGATGGAAGGGGAGATATGGCTGGGTGGAAAAGGACTCGCAATGGGATATACCGGTGCCCCCTCATTAACCGAGGAAAGGTTTATCGTTGTAAATGGGGAAAAACTCTATCGTACAGGAGATGCCGGTATGATGCTGGAAGATGGAACGGTACTGTTCAGAGGAAGAATGGATGAACAGCTTAGCTTCAGGGGATACAGGATTGAGGCAGGAGAAGTGGAAGCAGCAATCCTTTTACAGGAAAGTGTGGCAGAGGTGCTGGTAGCTGTAAAAGAAGTACAGCAGGTACCTGTGCTGACAGCCTATATCCGTTACAAACGTGATGATATTTATACGCCTAAAGACTGGCGGAGACTGTTGCAGGAAAAGTTGCCGGCCTATATGATACCAGGCGCATGGATCGTGGTGCAGGCATTTCCGCAATTACCGAATGGAAAACTGGACCGGAATTCACTACCTGCATTGACTACGGACCTCTTACAGGCAGATACAGGATTGAAACAATTACCCGGGTCTTACCTGGAGAAAAAGATCAGTGAGATCTGGAAAGAGTTTTTGCCCCTGAAAAATATAGGTATAGACGAGTCTTTTTTCGACCTGGGAGGAAACAGCCTGAACATCATGCAGCTGGAGAGCAGGTATGAATCTGCTTTTGGCGTAAAGGTATCTGTAGGGGAGCTGTTTCGCAACACGACTATTACAGCTCATGCTTTGCTGATTGAAAGCAGTACCACTGGGAATTTTGATAGGATACCTGTGGCAAAAACCGCTGCTCACTACCCCCTTTCCGCCGGACAACGGCGTATCTGGTTATTGAGCCAGGTAGAAGCTGCCAGCCGCTCTTACCACCTGGGAGGGAATGTGCTGTTACAGGGCGTATACGATCCTGTTATTTTTGAAAAAGCGATCCAACAGGTAATAGACCGGCATGATATACTGAAAACAATATTCCGGGAAGATGAATCCGGCCTGCCTTGCCAGGTAGTGCTGGATAAAAATGCGTGTTCCTTCCGGCTGATATATAACGACCTCGGTACTGCCAGTAAGCAGGAAGCAGACCTGTATGTACGCGAATTGCGGAGCAAGGCATTTGACCTGGCTACCTGGCCATTGATCAGGGCAGGATTGATCAAACTTGGAGAAGACAGGTATCTCTGCTGGTTCAATATGCATCATATCATCAGTGATGGCTGGTCTATGGAGCTGATGCAGCGGGAGATCTTTCACTATTATGAAACATTGAAACAGGGAGGAAGCGGGTTCGCTCCCTTGCTTATCCAATACAAAGATTATGTCGTGTGGAAGGAGCAGCAGTTGTTGTCGAAGGAGCTTGCCCAGGCCAGGAATTACTGGCTACAGCAGCTGGGAGGGCCCTTGCCGGCACTCAGCCTCCGGAATACTGCGCCGCGCCCTGTGCTGAAGACCTATAACGGCAACCTGCTGGCGACTACCCTGCCAATTAAAAATACAGCCCGTTTTCAGGCTTTATGCCAGCAGGATGGCAATACCCTATACATGGGGTTAATGAGCGTGCTGTTGACCTTATTATACAGGTATAGTGGCCAGACAGATATTATTATCGGAACCCCCATTGCAGGACGTGATCATGCTGACCTAAGTGACCAGATCGGCTTTTATGTAAATACCCTTGCCCTGCGTACCCGGTTTGAACCAGGTGATAGTTTTACATCCCTGTTAAAAAAAGTTCGGGAAGTGGCTTTGGCAGGCTATGAGCACCAGTCCTATCCCTTTGATCTGCTGATGGAAGAGCTCACGCTGAAGCGGGATGTGAGCCGTTCAGCATTATTTGATGTGATGCTGGTATTGCAGAACCAGCGAAATGGTGAAAATGCTTTAAGACATGATCATATCCTGAAAGAAGGGGTGGTGTCAGATATGGGGCTTACAGCAGCAAAGGTGGATCTGACCATTGATTTTTTTGAATCTGGCTTAGGTCTTGAAATGTGGGTTGAGTATAATACGGATCTTTTCAGTAAACTGGTGGTCAGTGGCCTCATGCATCATTTCAGTAACATCCTCCATATTGTTACCACACAACCCAATATATCCCTCTCAGAAATTCCTTACCTGACCCTGGAAGAAAAGACAAAACTGTTAGCATTTTCCGGGAAGGATATTCATACCCCATTGCCCCCGGCAGATACCCTGGTATCATTATTCATTAACCAGGTGAAGGTGCGGCCAAGTGCAGTGGCGCTGGTATTCAGGGAGCAGGAATTTACTTTTGCTGAACTGGATGAATGGTCTTCAAAGCTGGCTGCTTACCTGGTGTCGTATCAGGGTGTGACCTCAGGAGACCTGGTGGGCATCAGCCTTCACCGTAGTGAATGGCTGATCTTTTCCCTGCTGGCAGTTTTGAAAGCAGGTGCAGCTTATGTACCCGTAGACCCCGCTCATCCGGCAGAAAGGAAAGAATTCATTGTAACGGACAGCCAGGTGAAGGTCCTGATAGATGAAGCTTTTATACAGCATTTCCGGGAAATAAAAGAAGTATTGCCTGCTCATTATATACCTGTAACCATTACCCCGGATCAACTGGCTTATGTGATTTATACATCAGGATCTACAGGCAAACCCAAAGGATGTATGCTGGAGCACAGGAGTGTGGTGAACCGTTTGTACTGGGGTGTCCGGCATTTTAATTTATCTCCGGCAGATGTGATCTTACAGAAAACGACCTACGCATTTGATGTATCAGTATCAGAGCTGTTTACGCCATTATGCTTTGGCTGTAGGATGATCCTGTGTGAAGATGCAACCGTTTATTCTACCGAAAAGATGGCTGCTATGATTGCTGCACATGGTGTGACGTTCATTCATTTTGTACCTACCATGCTGCAGAACTTCCTGGGTATGGAGATGCAGACGGCTGAACAGCTGGAAAGGCTTCGCTCGCTGAAGCGGGTCATTACCAGCGGCGAAGAGTTGCCCCTGAAGGTATTGCAGGATTGGTATGCCAAAGTAAATATACCAGTATCGAATTTGTATGGTCCTACTGAAACGACAGTCGAATGTACATATTATGATACGCTGCCTGGTGAAACAGAACTGCCGATAGGAAAGGCAGTATTTAATACTTCGTTGTATATACTGGATGAACACCGTGAGCTGTTACCCCCCGGGGCTGCAGGTGAACTATATATAGGCGGGGTGCAGGTGGCCAGAGGATACCTGGAAAGGCCGGAGCTGACAGCATCCAGGTTTTTACCAGATCCATTCAGTGGTATACCCGGTGCCAGGATGTATAGAAGTGGAGACCTGGCCAGGTGGCTGCCTGATGGAAATCTTATTTTCCTGGGCCGTATTGACACACAGGTGAAAGTACGTGGATACCGGATAGAGCTGGGAGAAATAGAAGAAGTAATTTTGCAGCAGGAGGATATTACCGGGGCCACAGTGGTGTTACATACGACTGCTGCCGGCGATAAACTGCTGGTTGCCTATGTTATCTGTAGGGAAGGGCTGGATCTGAATTACCTGCGACAACTACTGACAGCGGGCCTGCCTGCATATATGGTGCCTTCGTGGATATTCAGGGTGGATAGTTTCCCGGTGACTGCCAATGGAAAGATAGACAGAGCCGCGTTTATATTACCAGATGACATAGCACCCGGTCAACATGAATATACAGGTCCCTCTACGGAAATAGAAGAACAATTGTGCAGTATATGGCAGGAAGTATTAAGATATGATAAGCCCGTAAGCATCCATTCCAGTTTCTTTGACCTGGGAGGACATAGCCTGAAACTGATGCAGCTGATTAATAAATATCAGCGGCAGTTTGGTATAAGATTGCAGATCTCCCAGTTATTCCGGCATACGACAGTAGCTACGCATGCCTTGCTGGTGACAGGTATGCATACAGATAGTTACCAGGAAATCATGCCTGCACCTGTACAGCCGGATTACCCCGTTTCTGACGGGCAGCGTCGGATATGGTTACTCAGCCAGCTGGATGAGGCCTCGCGTTCTTATCACTTGCCAGGTGCATTTTATCTCGAAGAGGGATATGATGCGGTGAGCCTGGAAAAGGCCGTGCAACAGGTCATGATCAGGCACGAGGCATTGAGAACTGTATTCAGGGAGAATGGTATTGGTGAACTGCGCCAGGTAATTTTGCCTGCAGAAAGTATTCCATTCAGATTAGAGATAACAACCACCCCAACTAAGGAGGTAGCGTATGCACACATACATGCATGCTGGAACCAGCTGTTCGATCTGAGTACAGGACCATTACTGAGAGCAGGGCTTGTATACCCGGCTTCCGGTGGTTGTATCTGCTGGTTTAACATGCACCATATCATCAGTGATGGATGGTCCATGGATATATTCCGGGATGAGATCTTTACTTATTATGATGCTTTCCGGAAAGGTATGACACCAGCCTTACCTGCTTTGCGGATTCAGTATAAGGATTATGCGGTCTGGCAAATGCAGTATAATGGCAGAGAGCTGGCTGCTGCACGAAATTACTGGCTGCAATTGTTCAATGATGAAGTACCCGTAATCGAATTGCCGGTTATGCGGATCAGACCTCAGCTCAGGACGTACAACGGGCATTCATTTTCTATTCAGCTATCCAGGCAATTAGTGGACAGTTTTTCTGCCCTTTGCCAGCAATATGACTCCACCCTGTTTATGGGGCTGTTGACTACGTTGAATGCGTTATTAAACCGTTACACTGGTCAGCAGGATATTATAACAGGTACGGCAGTGGCAGGCAGACAACATCCTGACCTGGAACCGCAGATAGGTTTTTATGTCAATACACTGGCGTTGCGGAACAGAATATTGGAGAATGATAGTTTTACTTCCCTGCTGAAACGCATACGGGAAAATACATTAGAGGCATTTGCTTACCAGTCTTATCCTTTTGACAGGTTGGTGGAGGAGTTGTCTTTACGGAGGGATAATAGCCGGCATGCTCTTTTTGATATTATGATGGTATTGCAGCATCGCAGGGAACAACCTGGATGGCAGGGAGCTACGGTGGCAGGAAATGGAGTAGTGGATAATGGTGCCTGCACAGCCAAATTTGACCATACCTTTCAGTTTACCGAAAGGGAAGATGGAATTGACCTTACACTTGAATTCAATACAGATATCTATAGCCATGACATGGCCCGCAGATTACTACTGCATTACAGGCTGTTAATGGAAGCTATTATAGTTGACCCGGCACAGGTGATTGACAGGATCTCATACCTGGATGAGGCAGAGCGGGCGCAATTACTGGGCGCATTTAACGATACACATACAGAGTATGCTGCTCATCATTCTATTTGTGATGCATTCAGGGACCAGGTATTGCTTACCCCGGATCATACGGCAGTTATAGATGGAGAGCGGCGTATTACTTACAGGGAATTATTTGAGCGGGGCAATCAACTGGCAAATTATCTCCTTTCACAGGGCATCACACCGGAAGACAGGGTGGGGATATGTATGGGAAGGTCTTTGGAGATGATCGTCAGTATAATTGGTGTGCTCAGGGCCGGCGCTGCCTATGTACCTGTTGATCTGAAATACCCGGCAGAAAGGATCCGGTTTATGCTGGAAGACACGGATGTGAAACTCTTACTGGGTACCAGTGATGTGGCTGAGCTGGCAGCCGGCTATCCTACCTGCTACATAGACTCTTTGTCTCATCTTCCCCTGAGCGAACCTGCTGTTACCGTTCCTGCCGATGCCCTGGCATATATCATCTATACGTCGGGTTCTACAGGCCGTCCAAAAGGTGTGATGGTGGAGCATAAAGGAATTGTAAGCCTGAGTAAGGCAGATGGACGCCGCTATGCTATTCAGCCATCCAGTCGTTTTAGTGTGATGGCATCAGCGAGCTTTGATGGCATCGTCTGGGAAATTTATACAGGGCTACTCAATGGGGCTACGTTAGTAATCATAGGAGATGATATCCGTTTTGAGGAAGAAAAGCTGGCGGATTATTTCCAGTCAGCCTGTATTACCCATTGTTTTATTACTACAGGGATGGCGCCTGTATTTACGCAAAATGACACTTATAAAAACAGCTCGTTACAATACCTTCTTGCAGGGGGGGATCAGCTGAAGCTGAACAGGAATAACAGTTTACCCTACCAGCTGATGAACATGTACGGGCCTACAGAAAATACTGTTTTCTCCACTTATTATGCTGTACAACGGGATGAAAAAACAGAGCTGCCTCCAATCGGGAAGCCTGTAGCCAATAGCCGTTGTTATATCCTGGACAGGCATATGCAGCCTTGCCCGGTAGGTATAGCGGGTGAATTATTTGTAACAGGCCCGGGGCTTGCACGGGGGTACCTCAACCTTCCTGATCTCACTGCGGAAAAGTTCATTGCTGATCCTTTTCATCCAGGAGAGCGGATCTATCGTACAGGAGACCTGGCCCGCTGGCTGGAAGATGGAAACATTGAGTTTATGGGCAGGATAGACCAGCAGGTAAAGATAAGGGGATACAGGGTAGAGCCGGGAGAAATTGCGCATGTATTGCTGCAGATCACAGGCATACAGGATGCGATTGTCGTACCCGCACAAATGGAGAATGGCCCTCAATACCTGGTAGCTTATATCGTCAGTGTTAACCCATATACCACTACTGAAATTAAGAACCTGTTAAGTGCCCGGTTGCCGGAATATATGGTACCTGCTCATTTTATTTTACTGGAACAAATGCCGCTTACCCACAATGGAAAAGTGGACAGGGGGATGCTGCCTGCGCCATTGGCCCTGCTGCCGGAAACAGCGGGTAACTACGTACCTCCGCGTACGGGTACGGAAGAAAGGCTGGTGTCTATTTTCCAGCAGGTATTGCCACTTGACAGAATCGGTATAAAAGATAATTTTTTTGACCTCGGAGGGAATAGTATGCTCTTAATGAAAATCCGGACGGCTATCCGGAAGGAGTTTGAAGTACCCCTGCAGGCGAAAGACCTGATGCGACTGCTTACAATTGAAGAGCTGGCAGTGGCCATTGATGGTCTTGTGTGGCTACAGCAGGATATCGCTTCCTCCACTGCTGATCAAATCGAAGAAGTAATCATCTAA
- a CDS encoding nucleotide disphospho-sugar-binding domain-containing protein, with protein MAKIAILMDAEEGHLLPTIDLSAGLRERGHEVLYVSICDNEKLVREYGFNFKPVLETIFPPGSREEFKRRHERQAADEPETIAALQEIINGAYDQLVNVIRPDIYIVSTFLRFDLLLLYYKYRIRPVVFTTYLRDPGVTLARDCIGDLLKIPPELTASLITFLADIGIVVSSLESLAAPLNTLQELVACPLELDLEPPARKHHSISIGPSIRESKNADPFTARIIEEAGTRPLIYASLGSQALSYGEKSKSFFRGLLSMMESEEMIDMYMVLAIGPEMQPATLGYIPPNVKVVNWISQLDILKRATLAIIHGGLGTVKECIYFGVPMIVVPINRDQPSNAERVVYHGLGKRADIDQGDWKGLKDQVTNILQDNNVTRNIKRMQQLFLEEQQSQRGVDAIEKLLRPIKRVEIRI; from the coding sequence ATGGCAAAGATTGCTATTCTTATGGATGCAGAGGAGGGGCATCTCCTTCCTACTATTGACTTAAGTGCTGGTCTGAGAGAAAGAGGACATGAAGTACTCTATGTGAGTATATGTGATAATGAGAAGCTTGTCAGAGAGTATGGGTTCAATTTCAAACCTGTGCTTGAAACTATTTTTCCTCCAGGTTCCAGGGAAGAGTTTAAACGGCGTCATGAAAGGCAGGCAGCCGACGAACCGGAAACCATCGCTGCCTTACAGGAAATCATCAATGGGGCATATGATCAGCTGGTCAATGTGATCAGGCCGGATATTTACATTGTCAGTACTTTCCTGCGATTTGACCTGTTATTACTTTATTACAAATATAGGATCAGGCCTGTTGTATTTACCACCTACCTCCGGGATCCGGGCGTAACGCTCGCAAGAGATTGTATTGGCGACCTGCTGAAGATTCCTCCCGAGCTGACCGCTTCCCTGATCACCTTCCTGGCTGATATAGGCATTGTAGTGAGTTCGCTTGAATCGCTGGCAGCTCCCCTGAATACCTTGCAGGAATTGGTAGCATGCCCACTGGAGCTGGACCTGGAGCCACCGGCCAGAAAGCATCACAGTATAAGTATCGGACCTTCTATAAGGGAAAGTAAAAATGCAGATCCTTTTACTGCACGTATCATTGAAGAGGCAGGGACAAGACCATTGATTTATGCCTCCCTGGGGTCACAGGCACTTAGCTATGGAGAGAAAAGCAAATCATTTTTCAGGGGACTGTTAAGCATGATGGAGTCGGAAGAAATGATTGACATGTATATGGTATTGGCCATTGGTCCTGAGATGCAGCCGGCGACATTGGGTTATATCCCGCCGAACGTAAAGGTGGTCAACTGGATTTCACAGCTGGATATATTGAAAAGGGCGACACTGGCTATCATTCATGGCGGCCTCGGTACGGTGAAAGAATGTATTTACTTTGGCGTACCTATGATCGTCGTCCCCATTAACAGAGACCAGCCCTCCAATGCAGAACGGGTAGTATACCATGGTTTGGGAAAGAGGGCAGACATTGACCAGGGGGATTGGAAAGGACTAAAGGACCAGGTAACCAACATCCTCCAGGATAACAACGTAACCAGAAATATAAAAAGGATGCAACAATTATTTCTAGAAGAACAACAATCCCAAAGGGGAGTGGATGCGATAGAAAAACTGCTACGGCCTATAAAAAGAGTAGAGATCCGGATTTGA